In the genome of Arabidopsis thaliana chromosome 4, partial sequence, the window ACAGACAGCTTACGAGTTAGAACACAATGCTTGCCACTGCTTTTACCTGTCTCATCACTGGATCCGATAATATGTTCTGAACTTCAGGATCTTGCATTGCCTTTGCTTGTCTCTCCTTCAATTCTTCTGGAGTCAGATCACCACGGCTCGCTTTGTTTATCTGTTCCACACAtctgaaaacaacaacactttCACTAGACCGATCTTTGCAAGGTTaaacaacaaagagagaatGCCAAAATTTGCAAACCTTCTAACACCATCAAGGAACTCCTGGTTCTTAGGATCATGTTTTAGCCCTTCTTGATACGTTTCCATAGCTTTATCGTATTCCTTCATGAAAAATTGAATAGCTCCTTTTCTACTGTATCCTTTCGTGAAACTTGGGTCCAGCTCAATGCATTTTTCAGCATCTTTCAATCCCTCTGGTAATGCTCCTAACTTTGTGTAACAAGCAGCTCTGTTGCTATATGCCCTCACGTCGTTCGGGTTTCTTTTGATTGCTTCTGAATAATGCTTCACTGCCTCTGGAtacttttgttctttaaagAATCCATTACCTGCATCAATGAAGAAGTGTCAAATGCTTAATCCTAAAATCAAATCACGTTTCAAGATAGTAAGTGTAACTGAGGATCAGTATATATACCTTTCTCTCGCTCCTCCTCGGCTATCGTAGGATCAAAGTACTCCTGTTGCTCCAGCTCTTTCTTGACTTTCTCAGCATCGTTCAGTTTCTTCAATGTATCTGGATTACGATGCTCTGTAAGAGCTTTCTGGAAAGTCTCAATCGCAGGCTCAAAGTCTTTCGAGCATCTCGCCATTTTCACTAGAGCAGATCCTTTTCTAGTCAGAGCTCTTGCTATCATCTTGAAGTCAGAACGAAGTTCTCTGCCTCTTTCAACAGCCTTGTCACAGTCTTCAATGCACTCCTCGTACTGATAATTTCATTTGAGAAATGAAGTAAAACATCACACAAGATACAGTAAGATCCAGATGAACCAACTGTTAATTAAACAAGACTAATGCAAGAACACATAGACCAATGGAATTGAACCACTCAGGATACTTGAAGATTAATTGATTCCAGTAATAATAAAGATAACCACTTCTACAGAACAAGTGAATAAACTCCATCATGAagccataaaccctaaatttctaCCTCATCTAAAGCTAACTACTTTCAGCACAAGTGAAAACTTAAGTTCAAAACTCTTAAATCTCCAACAAGAAGCAGATGAAAGTTATCAAAACCCATCAAGGTCATCACAAATGTACTAACTAGTGACAAGCTATACTAAACAGATAAGCTACTTCAAGAACCCAAGATCTCCTCCTTAATCTTAAAGTACCTAAAGGTTTAACTTTTAAGCCAAGTATAAGACTTAATACCTTCCCCATCTCAAGATAAACAGCAGCACGATTCGTCAAATACGAAATATCCTCATCATCGAGCTCCATGGCCTTAGTATAATGTTCAACAGCTCTCCCAAAATCCTTCTTCTTATAAGCAACATTTCCTTCCCCTTTCTCCTTCAAAgccttctcctttctctccttcttctgcCTCTCCTCCTCCGTCAACTCCATAGGTTCCATCTCCGGTTCAGGCTCTTTCCTCTCATCAGCCTCCTTCATCTCAGTATCTTCACCACTAGATCCACCAAACTTCACATTCAACAAAACCCCTAAAGCCTTCATAACTCTCTTATCCTTCATATACAAATTAAGATTATTAGGGTTCCTCTGAATCTCCTTCATCGTCTTAACAAAATCATCCTGCTCCAAATAAACCCTAGTCCCCGGATCCGCCGTCAACTTCTCCCACATCTCCTTCCCTTGAAACGCATCAACAAAAGGATTCGACTTTGACGAAACCCTAGATCTCGAAGCATCAGCTAATCCCGATTTAAGCATCTCATTACTCGGATCAATCTCTAATCCTTTCTTATACGAATCAACCGCTTCATCAAACTTGGACAATCCAATAAACGCAGCACCTAATCGGCTATATCCTTTAGACCAATCAGGTTTAAGCTCTATAGTCTTCTTCGCGTCTGATAAAGCTTCTTCGTAACGGTGGAGAGAAGCGTAAGAAGCGGATCTGTTTGAGTAGAGGATGTGATTGGTTGGTGAAAGGTTGATTGCTTCTGTGAAATGGGTTATTGCGGTGGCGTAATCGCCGGAAGAGAAAGCTGCGTTTCCTTTGGATTTTGCTTCTTCCGCCATTGAATTGGATTTGGTTTAGGTATCGTGAGAATCTGCTTGATtgcatttttaaaaacagaggaagatgaagaagaaggcacAAGAGAGTTCTCgaaatttcgaatttttttgtgtatgtcGAGAATGTTCTTTTGTAGCCgtggaaaaatgtttttaaatcttaaaaatacaaaaggaaaagaaacgCTAGAGAAAGGGGTCGAACCTCTGACCTTGTGGTTAACAGCCACACGCtctaaccaactgagctaCTCCAGCTTTTTGATAAGTGATTCgttatttatgtaaatatacCGTCTAGAAAAGAATAAACATCCGTTTATGTTCTGTGCTTACTTTTTTATGCTATGTCTTTGTCTTCTGTCAGAAGATTAAGCGTCAGAAAGACATCGTGGAGTTAGCAACGAGACGATCAAAATTCTTCAATCCGAAGTAGTAGTAAACCAGAGGTGAGAAGACGACCAGTTTGGGAGAGAAAACCAAATCGGAGGTATGTATGGTGATTAAAGTTTTGGTTatgataaataatatcatcataagCGAATAGTTTTGTACgtttttggtttaggttttaatcAAATGTGTCTTTACTTTTAATAAGTTTAGGTTTgatatttggtttttttgtttttttctaaacataccacatataatcatatatattaatactCAAAGAACAAGTAGTACATGGTTTCTCCAAATACTTGTAACCAACCAAAGTGGTAAACTACAATCTAAAAAGCAAAATACAAATCACATGAAGATGCAAATTTAGCAAGTGCATCTCCTCTGCACATTTGTTCTCACCTCATCttctaaattttaacatatttgaTCACTTTCCTACAATatgatttgaatttgtattcaaatttgggaaattttgaaaattaccACCTTTATGATaccatttttcaaaaagacCAGAAAAAGGTTGTTCAAAAATTCTAGTTTCATATcatttcttaagaaaaatctTCTAAGCActataaaacattaaaaattttgtgaaaaatcttataaatgtTTGATATTATGCATTATAGAAACTTTATAAACGTTTTTATAATATGCTCtataaaagttaataaaacaaattctatGATTGCATTTTGTGTTACattgaaaattaacaaaaaaaaaaaacagtggtattattaaaaaaaaataaaaatcataaaagtGGTATCTCAAAAATTCTTCTGAAATATATTTAGATAGAAGTAATTTCATAATTAACATTATATGGAAATTCTAAATATTGATTGTTTCACTTCAATTGGGGTTTATAGTGGATGATAGGTTTCAGATACAGCAATACACCATCACTCACTGTATTTgatatattgaaatataagTATTCAAAAATACTGATAGCccaatttcagttttttctgttttttttttttaatttcagtttttatgTGTGTAATTTTATAAGTTAGAACataatttcagttttgttcTAACTTATAAAATTACACACATAAATCTAAACCATATAGTATTATAGGATGTCAATGTGGTCTATCATCCATGAAATAAACTGATACAAATAATTATCTTGTATTTATGAATCGGTATTTATCGTATAACATAgatggtaaaaaaaactaatattcaCAAATTAAAGGAAATCATCCTTCTCTGTACTGTATAAgtgtatataaatttttttaatcctcttttgatttttgactattttataaattcaaattatataatcttgtAAGAATTTTTCCTGCGGCAATGATCCCATGCAGCGATCCTCAACTGGACTTTTTCAAAATCCGAAACCCGACAAGGAATAGTGATCCGACCCGGTTGATCAAACCCATGAACCCGCTCCGCTTGCTCCAACAATTCTCCAAACAATGGATGATTAAAGTAAATCACCGGCACCACAACTCGCCGCGTGTCATCGTCTGATTCGCCGACATGAACCACCAAATGTCCTCGAGGAACAACCCGGTTCGACTTTTTCGGATCCTTACCCAACCGGATCTGATTCTGACCCggattcttcttgcttccaCCGCACAATCTCTTAGCTCCACGGCTTAAACACCGTGCTAATGACCGGATTCCGGTAACCGGGTTTGTGATTCGGGTCGGGCATCTGTTTCTTGGTAtccatttgaaaattttgacaaatctGTGTCCAATTTTGAACCCTCTGACTCTCTTCATGCTTGGTTTTAATCAGAttccgacaaaaaaaaaaaaagtctttggTGAAAACAATGAGATGGGTTTGTTTGAAATCGAGTTTCAAGAAATGGGTTTGATTCGAAAGAAATAGATTTGgagaaaattttggtttttgttttttggtatctctctctgtgttttatgttatagagttgaagaagaagactgttTGGGTATGGGGAAAGAGGTTACCTCTTATATAGCCTTCAAGGAGCTATGACTCTTATGTGTGCGTGTGCTTTTTAAATGTGTCCACTTTGATGGATAGTTTTCCaaatacaactttttttttgtattttttgttatattttcgTATCATTTAtcatcttttcaaaatttagggaactttttttttctattcaaaaCATGCGACTTAAAATTCCAAATCTTAagtgccaaaaaaaaaaaaaacctcaagatatttaaaatgaaatatattacAAGAGATATATTTACAAGACTTGTGTAAACATTAgctatttaattaatttggtcAGGGGTGTTACCATAAATTATCGCAATGAAGAAGCTAGCTAAGCTTTGATCATATTCAGTGGGAACGGACTACTTCAACACTTAAGACCTCGAATGTTATTCGTGAAATACCAAAATAACAATGTTTTTTCTAATCAGATTATTGTGCAACGCAGCTATGTCCAGCCATACTGTCATTGTGCAAGCTTAGTTACCAAATTCATCAATCTACCACATCGATCGAATaacatgaaatttttttataaagatatgTGTGTaccattattaaaaaaaattccaagtttcttatttaatttaacatgTCATTATCATTAAAATGCAACCACTAGTTGAATgttcatattatatattgattaagACATATTTATGATCGATTATGTGAGTTAGTAACATGTTTCTTGTTGTAGTTAAGTATCTAGATGAttcgatttgattttttcataataCACTCCATTATAAGTTTAGTATGTCGTTCCTTATGAATAATACATCGCATGAAATCACTAGTTATTAGTTcagaatttgttttgctttttctatGATAACTAGTCCAGATTTAATAATGGTTTTGATAAGACAACTTGGAACAAAGCATCTATAAAGAAATATTGTATAGATAGAGTTcagatatatatagattaaataaatgaatttcaCAAATGTTTATATGGTTATAAATGAAAgtttgaataataaaaattaaataaagcaGAGAAATTGATGAAGACAAAAGGCATGCAAATGTGTGGGAGGGACATAGTGTGGGATTTGGTCGGCGGTCGACACGGCTCGTGCAATCTTAACATGCCCTGATTCACTGAAAGTGCTTCGTTCAGTTTAAGAATTATTGTGTTgcataattattatttatagaCTACTTCAGTTATTAttaatattctatttttatgtTGGAAAATGGCttaattcttatttcttaataCTTCTTTGCacgttttttttctatgatcTAATTCATCATAAGtacatcaaaattaattagagtttgagtttttttcacTTCGATTATAATTATGGTTGAAATTTGCAAATGTGTAAACTGATAATAACATCctattattttacatattataaaGATTAGTTTGAGTTTCGATCCAGATTTCTTTagttatatatagtttgtaataattattatcattattttgACTCAAATGTACTTATATCTTATctttacaaaagaaagacGATAACCAAAGTCATAACATATGAAACGTTCGATGTTACATCTACTACTagttaaaagtgaaaaaaagcGAAACTATAATGCGTAGAGAATAAGAGAGTATAATGAATGGTCAAGGCATTACCATAAACCACACACGTTTCATATACAACATACacttttctagatttttttttacacttttctagatt includes:
- the Hop3 gene encoding stress-inducible protein (stress-inducible protein, putative; FUNCTIONS IN: binding; INVOLVED IN: response to high light intensity, response to hydrogen peroxide, response to heat, response to stress; LOCATED IN: cellular_component unknown; EXPRESSED IN: 18 plant structures; EXPRESSED DURING: 7 growth stages; CONTAINS InterPro DOMAIN/s: Tetratricopeptide TPR-1 (InterPro:IPR001440), Tetratricopeptide-like helical (InterPro:IPR011990), Tetratricopeptide repeat-containing (InterPro:IPR013026), Tetratricopeptide repeat (InterPro:IPR019734); BEST Arabidopsis thaliana protein match is: stress-inducible protein, putative (TAIR:AT1G62740.1); Has 51058 Blast hits to 20866 proteins in 1460 species: Archae - 1964; Bacteria - 17234; Metazoa - 10505; Fungi - 2946; Plants - 4231; Viruses - 7; Other Eukaryotes - 14171 (source: NCBI BLink).); this encodes MAEEAKSKGNAAFSSGDYATAITHFTEAINLSPTNHILYSNRSASYASLHRYEEALSDAKKTIELKPDWSKGYSRLGAAFIGLSKFDEAVDSYKKGLEIDPSNEMLKSGLADASRSRVSSKSNPFVDAFQGKEMWEKLTADPGTRVYLEQDDFVKTMKEIQRNPNNLNLYMKDKRVMKALGVLLNVKFGGSSGEDTEMKEADERKEPEPEMEPMELTEEERQKKERKEKALKEKGEGNVAYKKKDFGRAVEHYTKAMELDDEDISYLTNRAAVYLEMGKYEECIEDCDKAVERGRELRSDFKMIARALTRKGSALVKMARCSKDFEPAIETFQKALTEHRNPDTLKKLNDAEKVKKELEQQEYFDPTIAEEEREKGNGFFKEQKYPEAVKHYSEAIKRNPNDVRAYSNRAACYTKLGALPEGLKDAEKCIELDPSFTKGYSRKGAIQFFMKEYDKAMETYQEGLKHDPKNQEFLDGVRRCVEQINKASRGDLTPEELKERQAKAMQDPEVQNILSDPVMRQVKAVASIVF
- the Hop3 gene encoding stress-inducible protein (stress-inducible protein, putative; FUNCTIONS IN: binding; INVOLVED IN: response to high light intensity, response to hydrogen peroxide, response to heat, response to stress; LOCATED IN: cellular_component unknown; EXPRESSED IN: 18 plant structures; EXPRESSED DURING: 7 growth stages; CONTAINS InterPro DOMAIN/s: Heat shock chaperonin-binding (InterPro:IPR006636), Tetratricopeptide TPR-1 (InterPro:IPR001440), Tetratricopeptide-like helical (InterPro:IPR011990), Tetratricopeptide repeat-containing (InterPro:IPR013026), Tetratricopeptide repeat (InterPro:IPR019734); BEST Arabidopsis thaliana protein match is: stress-inducible protein, putative (TAIR:AT1G62740.1); Has 35333 Blast hits to 34131 proteins in 2444 species: Archae - 798; Bacteria - 22429; Metazoa - 974; Fungi - 991; Plants - 531; Viruses - 0; Other Eukaryotes - 9610 (source: NCBI BLink).) translates to MAEEAKSKGNAAFSSGDYATAITHFTEAINLSPTNHILYSNRSASYASLHRYEEALSDAKKTIELKPDWSKGYSRLGAAFIGLSKFDEAVDSYKKGLEIDPSNEMLKSGLADASRSRVSSKSNPFVDAFQGKEMWEKLTADPGTRVYLEQDDFVKTMKEIQRNPNNLNLYMKDKRVMKALGVLLNVKFGGSSGEDTEMKEADERKEPEPEMEPMELTEEERQKKERKEKALKEKGEGNVAYKKKDFGRAVEHYTKAMELDDEDISYLTNRAAVYLEMGKYEECIEDCDKAVERGRELRSDFKMIARALTRKGSALVKMARCSKDFEPAIETFQKALTEHRNPDTLKKLNDAEKVKKELEQQEYFDPTIAEEEREKGNGFFKEQKYPEAVKHYSEAIKRNPNDVRAYSNRAACYTKLGALPEGLKDAEKCIELDPSFTKGYSRKGAIQFFMKEYDKAMETYQEGLKHDPKNQEFLDGVRRCVEQINKASRGDLTPEELKERQAKAMQDPEVQNILSDPVMRQVLVDFQENPKAAQEHMKNPMVMNKIQKLVSAGIVQVR
- a CDS encoding SAUR-like auxin-responsive protein family (SAUR-like auxin-responsive protein family; CONTAINS InterPro DOMAIN/s: Auxin responsive SAUR protein (InterPro:IPR003676); BEST Arabidopsis thaliana protein match is: SAUR-like auxin-responsive protein family (TAIR:AT4G22620.1); Has 1137 Blast hits to 1128 proteins in 26 species: Archae - 0; Bacteria - 0; Metazoa - 0; Fungi - 0; Plants - 1136; Viruses - 0; Other Eukaryotes - 1 (source: NCBI BLink).) produces the protein MKRVRGFKIGHRFVKIFKWIPRNRCPTRITNPVTGIRSLARCLSRGAKRLCGGSKKNPGQNQIRLGKDPKKSNRVVPRGHLVVHVGESDDDTRRVVVPVIYFNHPLFGELLEQAERVHGFDQPGRITIPCRVSDFEKVQLRIAAWDHCRRKNSYKII